A part of Aegilops tauschii subsp. strangulata cultivar AL8/78 chromosome 2, Aet v6.0, whole genome shotgun sequence genomic DNA contains:
- the LOC109731795 gene encoding ABC transporter B family member 19: MAEETGKAEASAGAASCGGGGCEAVKKRAEQSVAFHQLFSFADPLDWLLMAAGSAGAVVHGAAMPVFFLLFGELVNGFGKNQHHLRRMTDEVSKYSLYFVYLGLVVCASSYLEIACWMYTGERQVGALRRRYLEAVLRQDVGFFDTDARTGDVVFSVSTDTLLVQDAIGEKVGNFIHYLATFLAGLVVGFVSAWRLALLSIAVIPGIAFAGGLYAYTLTGLTSKSRDSYANAGIIAEQAIAQVRTVYSYVGESKALNSYSEAIQSTLKLGYKAGMAKGLGIGCTYGIACMSWALVFWYAGVFIRSGQTDGGKAFTAIFSAIVGGLSLGQSFSNLGAFSKGKIAGYKLLEVIRQRPTIVQDSTDGRCLDEVHGNIEFKEVSFSYPSRPDVMVFRDFSLFFPAGKTAAVVGGSGSGKSTVVSLIERFYDPNQGQVLLDNADIKSLQLKWLRDQIGLVNQEPALFATTIIDNILYGKPDATMAEVEAAASAANAHSFIALLPNGYNTQVGERGLQLSGGQKQRIAIARAMLKNPKILLLDEATSALDAGSESIVQEALDRIMIGRTTVVVAHRLSTIRSVDMIAVIQQGQVVETGTHDELLAKGSSGAYAALIRFQEMARNRDFRGASTRKNRSSRLSNSLSTRSLSLRSGSLRNLSYSYSTGADGRIEMVSNADNDRKYPAPKGYFFKLLKLNAPEWPYTVLGAIGSIMSGFIGPTFAIVMSNMIEVFYFRDPNAMERKTREYVFIYIGTGFYAVVAYLIQHYFFSIMGENLTTRVRRMMLAVILRNDVGWFDEEENNSSLVAARLNTEAADVKSAIAERISVILQNMTSLLVSFIVGFIIEWRVAILILVTFPLLVLANFAQQLSMKGFAGDTAKAHAKTSMIAGEGVSNIRTVAAFNAQDKILSLFCSELRVPQMHSLRRSQVSGVLYGLSQLSLYASEALILWYGAHLVRHHVSTFSRVIKVFVVLVITANSVAETVSLAPEIIRGGESVRSVFAVLNSRTRIDPDEPEAEQVEKVRGEIELRHVDFSYPSRPDVMVFKEFSLRIRAGQSQALVGASGSGKSTVIALIERFYDPMAGKVMIDGKDIRRLNLKSLRLKIGLVQQEPVLFATSILENIAYGKDGVTEEEVVEAAKVANVHGFVSALPDGYRTPVGERGVQLSGGQKQRIAIARAVLKDPAILLLDEATSALDAESECVLQEALGRIMKGRTTVLVAHRLSTIRCVDSIAVVQDGRVVEQGSHGDLVSRPDGAYSRLLQLQLHHG, encoded by the exons ATGGCGGAGGAGACAGGGAAGGCGGAGGCGTCGGCCGGGGCTgcgagctgcggcggcggcgggtgcgagGCGGTGAAGAAGAGGGCGGAGCAGAGTGTGGCGTTCCATCAGCTGTTCAGCTTCGCCGACCCGCTCGACTGGCTGCTCATGGCGGCGGGGAGCGCCGGCGCCGTCGTGCACGGCGCCGCCATGCCGGTGTTCTTCCTCCTGTTCGGCGAGCTGGTCAACGGCTTCGGCAAGAACCAGCACCACCTCCGCCGCATGACCGACGAGGTGTCCAAG TACTCGCTCTACTTCGTCTACCTCGGCCTCGTCGTCTGCGCATCCTCGTACCTGG AGATCGCGTGCTGGATGTACACGGGCGAGCGCCAGGTGGGCGCGCTCCGGCGGCGGTACCTGGAGGCCGTGCTGCGGCAGGACGTGGGCTTCTTCGACACCGACGCGCGCACCGGCGACGTCGTCTTCAGCGTCTCCACGGACACGCTCCTCGTCCAGGACGCCATAGGCGAGAAG GTCGGCAACTTCATCCACTACCTGGCGACGTTCCTGGCGGGGCTCGTCGTCGGGTTCGTCTCCGCCTGGCGGCTGGCGCTGCTCAGCATCGCCGTCATCCCGGGCATCGCGTTCGCCGGCGGGCTGTACGCGTACACGCTCACCGGGCTCACCTCCAAGAGCCGGGACTCGTACGCCAACGCCGGAATCATAGCCGAGCAG GCGATTGCCCAAGTGAGGACGGTCTACTCCTACGTGGGGGAGTCCAAGGCCCTGAATTCCTACTCGGAGGCGATTCAGAGCACCCTGAAGCTGGGGTACAAGGCCGGGATGGCCAAGGGGCTTGGCATTGGGTGCACTTATGGGATTGCCTGCATGTCATGGGCACTGGTGTTCTGGTACGCCGGCGTGTTCATCCGGAGCGGCCAGACAGACGGTGGGAAGGCGTTCACGGCCATCTTCTCCGCAATCGTCGGTGGCCT GAGCCTTGGACAGTCGTTCTCCAACCTTGGTGCATTCAGCAAAGGGAAGATAGCCGGTTACAAGTTGTTGGAGGTGATAAGGCAGAGGCCGACAATAGTCCAGGACTCAACTGATGGGAGGTGCCTGGATGAAGTCCATGGCAACATTGAGTTCAAGGAAGTGTCCTTCAGCTACCCGTCCCGCCCGGACGTCATGGTGTTCCGTGACTTCTCGCTCTTCTTTCCCGCGGGGAAAACGGCAGCCGTGGTCGGAGGCAGCGGTTCTGGGAAGAGCACGGTCGTGTCTCTGATTGAGCGGTTTTACGATCCTAATCAGG GACAAGTTTTGCTCGATAATGCGGACATCAAGTCGCTGCAATTGAAATGGCTGAGAGATCAGATTGGTTTGGTGAATCAAGAACCCGCCCTCTTCGCGACCACCATCATTGACAATATTCTTTATGGCAAGCCTGATGCCACAATGGCTGAGGTTGAGGCCGCGGCTTCGGCTGCCAATGCACATAGCTTCATTGCTCTTCTTCCTAATGGGTACAACACTCAG GTGGGAGAAAGGGGACTTCAGCTGTCCGGTGGCCAGAAGCAGCGAATTGCCATTGCCCGTGCAATGCTGAAGAACCCAAAGATCCTTCTCCTTGACGAGGCAACTAGTGCTCTTGATGCTGGTTCGGAGAGTATTGTTCAAGAGGCACTTGACCGCATAATGATCGGTCGGACAACTGTGGTGGTTGCGCACAGGCTCTCAACCATACGGAGTGTTGACATGATCGCCGTGATCCAGCAAGGGCAGGTTGTTGAGACCGGTACTCATGACGAGCTCCTTGCCAAAGGCAGCTCTGGTGCTTATGCAGCTCTCATCAGATTCCAGGAGATGGCAAGAAACCGCGACTTCCGTGGGGCATCCACCCGCAAGAACCGGTCATCTCGCTTGAGCAATTCGCTGTCCACTCGGTCATTGAGCCTCAGGTCGGGAAGCTTGAGGAACCTGAGCTACTCATACAGCACTGGTGCGGATGGCCGCATTGAGATGGTCTCGAACGCCGACAATGACCGGAAGTACCCGGCGCCAAAAGGATACTTTTTCAAGCTCCTCAAGCTAAATGCTCCGGAATGGCCCTATACGGTGCTGGGGGCGATCGGATCCATCATGTCTGGCTTCATTGGCCCGACATTTGCCATCGTGATGAGCAACATGATTGAAGTGTTCTATTTCCGGGACCCCAACGCGATGGAGCGCAAGACTAGGGAGTATGTGTTCATCTACATCGGAACCGGGTTCTACGCGGTTGTCGCGTACCTGATCCAGCATTACTTCTTCAGCATCATGGGCGAAAACCTGACCACCAGGGTCCGGAGGATGATGCTTGCAG TTATCTTGAGGAACGACGTGGGGTGGTTcgacgaggaggagaacaacTCGAGCCTGGTCGCGGCGCGGCTCAACACGGAGGCCGCGGACGTGAAATCGGCGATAGCGGAGCGGATATCGGTCATCTTGCAGAACATGACATCGCTCCTGGTGTCCTTCATCGTCGGCTTCATCATCGAATGGCGTGTCGCCATCCTCATCCTGGTCACCTTCCCTCTCCTTGTCCTTGCCAACTTTGCTCAG CAACTGTCCATGAAGGGGTTCGCCGGCGACACGGCCAAGGCGCACGCCAAGACGAGCATGATCGCCGGGGAGGGCGTCAGCAACATCCGCACCGTGGCGGCCTTCAACGCGCAGGACAAGATCCTCTCCCTCTTCTGCAGCGAGCTGCGCGTGCCCCAGATGCACAGCCTGCGCCGGAGCCAGGTCTCCGGCGTGCTCTACGGCCTCTCGCAGCTCTCCCTCTACGCCTCCGAGGCGCTCATCCTCTGGTACGGCGCCCACCTCGTCCGCCACCACGTCTCCACCTTCTCCAGGGTCATCAAGGTcttcgtcgtcctcgtcatcacCGCCAACTCCGTCGCCGAGACCGTCAGCCTCGCGCCCGAGATCATCCGCGGCGGCGAGTCCGTTCGCTCCGTCTTCGCCGTCCTCAACAGCAGGACGCGCATCGACCCCGATGAGCCGGAAGCCGAGCAGGTGGAGAAGGTTCGCGGCGAGATCGAGCTCCGCCACGTCGACTTTTCCTACCCGTCGCGCCCGGACGTGATGGTCTTCAAGGAGTTCAGCCTGAGGATCCGAGCTGGCCAGAGCCAGGCGCTCGTGGGAGCGAGCGGGTCGGGGAAGAGCACTGTCATCGCTCTCATCGAGCGTTTCTACGATCCCATGGCCGGGAAGGTCATGATCGACGGCAAGGACATCCGTCGGCTCAACTTGAAGTCTCTCCGTCTCAAGATCGGCCTGGTGCAGCAGGAGCCCGTCCTGTTCGCCACCAGCATCCTGGAGAACATCGCCTACGGCAAGGACGGCGTGACGGAGGAGGAGGTCGTCGAGGCGGCCAAGGTGGCCAACGTGCACGGCTTCGTCAGCGCGCTCCCCGACGGCTACAGGACGCCCGTGGGCGAGCGCGGCGTGCAGCTCTCGGGCGGCCAGAAGCAGCGCATCGCCATCGCGCGCGCGGTGCTCAAGGACCCGGCCATCCTCCTGCTGGACGAGGCGACGAGCGCCCTGGACGCGGAGTCCGAGTGCGTGCTCCAGGAGGCGCTGGGGCGCATCATGAAGGGCCGGACGACCGTGCTGGTCGCGCACCGGCTGTCGACCATCCGCTGCGTGGACTCCATCGCCGTGGTGCAGGACGGGCGCGTCGTGGAGCAGGGCAGCCACGGCGATCTCGTGTCGCGGCCGGACGGCGCCTACTCGAGGCTGCTGCAGCTGCAGCTGCACCATGGATGA